DNA from Drosophila suzukii chromosome 2R, CBGP_Dsuzu_IsoJpt1.0, whole genome shotgun sequence:
ATTTACACCGCGGTGGAGAAGGGTCACACGCCGATTGTGAAACTACTGCTGGCTACCAATCCCGACCTGGAATCCTGCACCAAGGATGGGGATACTCCCCTGCTGAGAGCCGTAAGGAATCGAAACTTGGAGATTGTGCACATGTTGCTGGATCGGAAGGCCAAGGTGACTGCCAGTGACAAAAGAGGCGACACCTGCCTGCACATTGCGATGCGGGCAAGGAGCAAGGCAATTGTGGAGGCTCTCCTGCGAAATCCCAAGCACAGCCAGCTTCTGTATCGGGCCAACAAGGCCGGAGAAACCCCGTACAACATTGACTCCCTGCACCAGAAGACCATATTGGGTCAAGTGTTCGGCGCCAGACGGCTGAACACCAACGAGGATTCCGAGGGCATGCTGGGCTACGAACTCTATTCCTCCGCCCTGGCTGATGTGCTGAGTGAGCCGACATTAACCACACCCATCACCGTTGGACTCTATGCCAAGTGGGGCAGTGGAAAGAGCTTTCTGCTAAACAAGCTGCGCGACGAGATGAACAACTTTGCGCGCCAATGGGCGGAACCCCCGATCCGAACAAGCGGTCTGCTTTTCATTGTCTGCTTTCATCTGGCACTGCTTATTGGGACGATTGTGGGACTAAGCACCAAGTCGGCGGTGGTAGGCGCCTCCTCGGGCGTTGGATTCCTGCTGCTGGCATATCTGCTCCTGGCGGCTGTTAGGTACTGCAACTATCAGATGGACATGCAGTGGGCCTACTCAGTGCAACATGGCCTGGAGAAGAGGATTACGAGGTTGCGCCTGATACTACAGGTGGCCTTTTGCCATCCCCCAGGACCACAGTCGGATTCACAGGCCAAGCCCGTGCGGTTTCACTTTGCTGAGGCGAATAGTGCTTCGCCAACGGGTGATGGAGCAGTGGCCCATATGCTGGCCTCCCTCCTCGATGCCATCGAATCTCACTACGGCTGGCTGGCCACGCGGTTGTATCGAGCCTTCCGGCCCAAGTGCTTGAAGGTGGATGTGGGCTGGCGATGGCGTCGCATGTGCTGCATTCCCATCGTGTTAATCTTCGAACTGGCACTTGTTACCCTGATCACTGGCATCTCCCTCATCGTAGTCTACTTCACGTTTGCCGATAAGGAGGATCCCAAGGAGCAGAAGGAGCAAAAGGAACAGAAGGAACAGATCCTAGTGGGACTCTATGTAGTTGCCGCAGTGATGGGCACGCTCATCTGCACGCATCTCCATGTCCTGGCCAAGGTGTTTGTATCCTTGTTCACCTCCCACATTCGTCTGCTGAAGAGAGCCGTTCGGTCCAGTGAGTCTGCTCCGTTGACCATGCTGGGAGCAGAGGTGGCCGTAATGACGGATATGGTCAAGTGCCTGGATGCGTTCACCACTCAGCAGAGTCGCTTGGTGGGTGTGATCGATGCCTTGGATTCGTGCGACACGGAGAGGATTCTCACCCTCTTAAATGCTGTACAAACGCTTCTATCCTCACCCAATCGACCATTTGTGCTGCTTATCTCTGTGGATCCCCATGTCATTGCCAAAGCGGCGGAGGCCAACAGTCGACGGCTGTTCACGGAGGGCGGAATCGGAGGACACGACTTCCTCAGGAACTTGGTGCATCTCCCTGTATATCTACAGAATTCTGGATTGAGAAAGGTGCAGCGAGCGCAGATGACAGCGCTGCTGTTCAAGCGAAGTGGAGGGGGAGATTACCAGACTGACGATGGGCCCACTCTGGGTCACTCTGTATCCGCTCGTCGGTTGTCCAACGCCTCGGAGATAATCTCCAGTCAGGAGAAGCTACGTGGACCCGCTCGAGCAGGCGGCGGAAAGAAGCTGCGTCTCTCTGAATCCGTGGCCAGCTCTACGGGTTCCAATCTCCACCGGCTGGGCCAGAATCCGCAGACAGTACTCGACTTGTCCCGCATTGTGCTCACAGATGATTACTTCAGCGATGTGAATCCGCGAAGTATGCGCCGCCTGATGAATGTGATCTACATCACGGTACGCTTGCTCAAGGCCTTCCAGATTGATTTCAGCTGGTATCGCCTGAGTTCCTGGATAAACCTGACGGAGCAGTGGCCCCTGCGGGCTAGTATGATAGTGCTACATCACGATCAGTTCATGGATGGCAATGCGGATGAGAGTGTGTCCCTGCAAAGCGTTTACGAGAAGTGAGTTTAAACCCTGATATAGTCATGAAAGAATCTTATATTTAATCATATAAATCCCACCAGGCTTCGTCCAAAGCTGGCCTACTTAAGGGAGGCTGCTCCGCTCCTGGAATTGGATCGCGATGAGCGAAAGTTGGACGCCTTCCTGCAGCTGCACAAATCAGATCTACTAGTGGCGGATCTGCGAATCTTTTTGCCGTTCACCATTAATCTGGATCCTTACCTAAGAAAGGTCTTAAAGGGTGAGTTTTTGGGAAAACTGAAGATCGAACAAAGGATCTAATTGAAATGACATCCACAGAGGACCAGCAAACCATCGAGGACGAGGGTACCCTAGTGATACAGGCTAGACCCAGCGTTTCCAATACCATGCGTCAATTCCCAGCGCCCACCACCTATGTGCCTTCGCCCCAGGCCTATCCACCCTATCAAATGTTCCAGAA
Protein-coding regions in this window:
- the Arms gene encoding kinase D-interacting substrate of 220 kDa isoform X6, which encodes MPKDGHPRKPQKQAAITEETPISESTTPTTPATSASPSSPSRITGHSTIGALVSNLHHHDLQSLHQPLLESEERAITAVNHRNPRQTHRGYGTERKPHSSLPRFVIDIEEETDAAVAAAEGKGPSPSPSQEHEEHSNQSPSRRFSHFNLALRRFSHIHAHNINRYGDSMGSLGHRALLQYIDNNDISGLRAILDSRHLTIDDRDENATTVLMVVAGRGLTAFVREFLARGADVQAEDLDNWTALLCASRNGHFDVVQLLLDHGAEVEHRDMGGWTSLMWAAYRGHTELVRLLLDKGADGNAHGNYHLGALLWAAGRGYKDIVELLVQRGAKVNVGDKYGTTALVWACRRGNVEIVDTLVKAGANVDTAGMYSWTPLLVAAAGGHTDCVSSLLEKKPNVNALDKDGMTALCIASREGFQEIAASLIAAGAYINIQDRGADTPLIHAVKAGHRTVVEALLKKHADVDIQGKDRKTAIYTAVEKGHTPIVKLLLATNPDLESCTKDGDTPLLRAVRNRNLEIVHMLLDRKAKVTASDKRGDTCLHIAMRARSKAIVEALLRNPKHSQLLYRANKAGETPYNIDSLHQKTILGQVFGARRLNTNEDSEGMLGYELYSSALADVLSEPTLTTPITVGLYAKWGSGKSFLLNKLRDEMNNFARQWAEPPIRTSGLLFIVCFHLALLIGTIVGLSTKSAVVGASSGVGFLLLAYLLLAAVRYCNYQMDMQWAYSVQHGLEKRITRLRLILQVAFCHPPGPQSDSQAKPVRFHFAEANSASPTGDGAVAHMLASLLDAIESHYGWLATRLYRAFRPKCLKVDVGWRWRRMCCIPIVLIFELALVTLITGISLIVVYFTFADKEDPKEQKEQKEQKEQILVGLYVVAAVMGTLICTHLHVLAKVFVSLFTSHIRLLKRAVRSSESAPLTMLGAEVAVMTDMVKCLDAFTTQQSRLVGVIDALDSCDTERILTLLNAVQTLLSSPNRPFVLLISVDPHVIAKAAEANSRRLFTEGGIGGHDFLRNLVHLPVYLQNSGLRKVQRAQMTALLFKRSGGGDYQTDDGPTLGHSVSARRLSNASEIISSQEKLRGPARAGGGKKLRLSESVASSTGSNLHRLGQNPQTVLDLSRIVLTDDYFSDVNPRSMRRLMNVIYITVRLLKAFQIDFSWYRLSSWINLTEQWPLRASMIVLHHDQFMDGNADESVSLQSVYEKLRPKLAYLREAAPLLELDRDERKLDAFLQLHKSDLLVADLRIFLPFTINLDPYLRKVLKEDQQTIEDEGTLVIQARPSVSNTMRQFPAPTTYVPSPQAYPPYQMFQNEYPANELRSRNLSSSTEPVTPLINSPSDSFGDDILQTKLTDLTVEGVISLLERIEDMKPALPKLAPVLRENAINGRVLKHCDMPDLKSVLGLSFGHWELFRLLITTLRECERMPRKQPRQPQQPAALEAPSNVPMIKDVTDALMQPPRESLSRKNSVSHMEKQVTLEEQMICGTLQTLNEEAYEDVASSERPSPTELDSPSAGAAMTTPLLGSSGSSSVQQPTGRDSILKQQGSVKADKRVSIQQAATNNNNNNGNKLTPNVEYVSERQAEVQGSSKRLATKPPSGPRPASLIITRNDSNSQFQLLRSSSVDYDDVEAQEHRTTIRTTLLEQQEEEESAPFVFTVRK
- the Arms gene encoding kinase D-interacting substrate of 220 kDa isoform X11; this encodes MRRTPKLHLVGRAYSEMSPLNPDPLPESPTTSSAGQDRRGEQGGYGSMFPFGLLRGSFGRGGNASQNINRYGDSMGSLGHRALLQYIDNNDISGLRAILDSRHLTIDDRDENATTVLMVVAGRGLTAFVREFLARGADVQAEDLDNWTALLCASRNGHFDVVQLLLDHGAEVEHRDMGGWTSLMWAAYRGHTELVRLLLDKGADGNAHGNYHLGALLWAAGRGYKDIVELLVQRGAKVNVGDKYGTTALVWACRRGNVEIVDTLVKAGANVDTAGMYSWTPLLVAAAGGHTDCVSSLLEKKPNVNALDKDGMTALCIASREGFQEIAASLIAAGAYINIQDRGADTPLIHAVKAGHRTVVEALLKKHADVDIQGKDRKTAIYTAVEKGHTPIVKLLLATNPDLESCTKDGDTPLLRAVRNRNLEIVHMLLDRKAKVTASDKRGDTCLHIAMRARSKAIVEALLRNPKHSQLLYRANKAGETPYNIDSLHQKTILGQVFGARRLNTNEDSEGMLGYELYSSALADVLSEPTLTTPITVGLYAKWGSGKSFLLNKLRDEMNNFARQWAEPPIRTSGLLFIVCFHLALLIGTIVGLSTKSAVVGASSGVGFLLLAYLLLAAVRYCNYQMDMQWAYSVQHGLEKRITRLRLILQVAFCHPPGPQSDSQAKPVRFHFAEANSASPTGDGAVAHMLASLLDAIESHYGWLATRLYRAFRPKCLKVDVGWRWRRMCCIPIVLIFELALVTLITGISLIVVYFTFADKEDPKEQKEQKEQKEQILVGLYVVAAVMGTLICTHLHVLAKVFVSLFTSHIRLLKRAVRSSESAPLTMLGAEVAVMTDMVKCLDAFTTQQSRLVGVIDALDSCDTERILTLLNAVQTLLSSPNRPFVLLISVDPHVIAKAAEANSRRLFTEGGIGGHDFLRNLVHLPVYLQNSGLRKVQRAQMTALLFKRSGGGDYQTDDGPTLGHSVSARRLSNASEIISSQEKLRGPARAGGGKKLRLSESVASSTGSNLHRLGQNPQTVLDLSRIVLTDDYFSDVNPRSMRRLMNVIYITVRLLKAFQIDFSWYRLSSWINLTEQWPLRASMIVLHHDQFMDGNADESVSLQSVYEKLRPKLAYLREAAPLLELDRDERKLDAFLQLHKSDLLVADLRIFLPFTINLDPYLRKVLKEDQQTIEDEGTLVIQARPSVSNTMRQFPAPTTYVPSPQAYPPYQMFQNEYPANELRSRNLSSSTEPVTPLINSPSDSFGDDILQTKLTDLTVEGVISLLERIEDMKPALPKLAPVLRENAINGRVLKHCDMPDLKSVLGLSFGHWELFRLLITTLRECERMPRKQPRQPQQPAALEAPSNVPMIKDVTDALMQPPRESLSRKNSVSHMEKQVTLEEQMICGTLQTLNEEAYEDVASSERPSPTGEMLAAAAQLQLAPIRESSEFGSPSDDQMQYGVKISNHNNNNNNQYLHAEYNRSVSSHSLQSLSTLVGAPGGGGHGHGGSGGGGLHLGNGNDLSGSTLDLMHVDSVFGGGGGYHRASRQISVSSELLHESSSLPMVVVIPNASGEQAYDDTKL
- the Arms gene encoding kinase D-interacting substrate of 220 kDa isoform X14; this translates as MKLSKSFDELILNASRLSLNNLRSPAKKKGKNNINRYGDSMGSLGHRALLQYIDNNDISGLRAILDSRHLTIDDRDENATTVLMVVAGRGLTAFVREFLARGADVQAEDLDNWTALLCASRNGHFDVVQLLLDHGAEVEHRDMGGWTSLMWAAYRGHTELVRLLLDKGADGNAHGNYHLGALLWAAGRGYKDIVELLVQRGAKVNVGDKYGTTALVWACRRGNVEIVDTLVKAGANVDTAGMYSWTPLLVAAAGGHTDCVSSLLEKKPNVNALDKDGMTALCIASREGFQEIAASLIAAGAYINIQDRGADTPLIHAVKAGHRTVVEALLKKHADVDIQGKDRKTAIYTAVEKGHTPIVKLLLATNPDLESCTKDGDTPLLRAVRNRNLEIVHMLLDRKAKVTASDKRGDTCLHIAMRARSKAIVEALLRNPKHSQLLYRANKAGETPYNIDSLHQKTILGQVFGARRLNTNEDSEGMLGYELYSSALADVLSEPTLTTPITVGLYAKWGSGKSFLLNKLRDEMNNFARQWAEPPIRTSGLLFIVCFHLALLIGTIVGLSTKSAVVGASSGVGFLLLAYLLLAAVRYCNYQMDMQWAYSVQHGLEKRITRLRLILQVAFCHPPGPQSDSQAKPVRFHFAEANSASPTGDGAVAHMLASLLDAIESHYGWLATRLYRAFRPKCLKVDVGWRWRRMCCIPIVLIFELALVTLITGISLIVVYFTFADKEDPKEQKEQKEQKEQILVGLYVVAAVMGTLICTHLHVLAKVFVSLFTSHIRLLKRAVRSSESAPLTMLGAEVAVMTDMVKCLDAFTTQQSRLVGVIDALDSCDTERILTLLNAVQTLLSSPNRPFVLLISVDPHVIAKAAEANSRRLFTEGGIGGHDFLRNLVHLPVYLQNSGLRKVQRAQMTALLFKRSGGGDYQTDDGPTLGHSVSARRLSNASEIISSQEKLRGPARAGGGKKLRLSESVASSTGSNLHRLGQNPQTVLDLSRIVLTDDYFSDVNPRSMRRLMNVIYITVRLLKAFQIDFSWYRLSSWINLTEQWPLRASMIVLHHDQFMDGNADESVSLQSVYEKLRPKLAYLREAAPLLELDRDERKLDAFLQLHKSDLLVADLRIFLPFTINLDPYLRKVLKEDQQTIEDEGTLVIQARPSVSNTMRQFPAPTTYVPSPQAYPPYQMFQNEYPANELRSRNLSSSTEPVTPLINSPSDSFGDDILQTKLTDLTVEGVISLLERIEDMKPALPKLAPVLRENAINGRVLKHCDMPDLKSVLGLSFGHWELFRLLITTLRECERMPRKQPRQPQQPAALEAPSNVPMIKDVTDALMQPPRESLSRKNSVSHMEKQVTLEEQMICGTLQTLNEEAYEDVASSERPSPTGEMLAAAAQLQLAPIRESSEFGSPSDDQMQYGVKISNHNNNNNNQYLHAEYNRSVSSHSLQSLSTLVGAPGGGGHGHGGSGGGGLHLGNGNDLSGSTLDLMHVDSVFGGGGGYHRASRQISVSSELLHESSSLPMVVVIPNASGEQAYDDTKL
- the Arms gene encoding kinase D-interacting substrate of 220 kDa isoform X15 — protein: MAESVPVYSISHFMESHLAISANGDRRISNSTNINRYGDSMGSLGHRALLQYIDNNDISGLRAILDSRHLTIDDRDENATTVLMVVAGRGLTAFVREFLARGADVQAEDLDNWTALLCASRNGHFDVVQLLLDHGAEVEHRDMGGWTSLMWAAYRGHTELVRLLLDKGADGNAHGNYHLGALLWAAGRGYKDIVELLVQRGAKVNVGDKYGTTALVWACRRGNVEIVDTLVKAGANVDTAGMYSWTPLLVAAAGGHTDCVSSLLEKKPNVNALDKDGMTALCIASREGFQEIAASLIAAGAYINIQDRGADTPLIHAVKAGHRTVVEALLKKHADVDIQGKDRKTAIYTAVEKGHTPIVKLLLATNPDLESCTKDGDTPLLRAVRNRNLEIVHMLLDRKAKVTASDKRGDTCLHIAMRARSKAIVEALLRNPKHSQLLYRANKAGETPYNIDSLHQKTILGQVFGARRLNTNEDSEGMLGYELYSSALADVLSEPTLTTPITVGLYAKWGSGKSFLLNKLRDEMNNFARQWAEPPIRTSGLLFIVCFHLALLIGTIVGLSTKSAVVGASSGVGFLLLAYLLLAAVRYCNYQMDMQWAYSVQHGLEKRITRLRLILQVAFCHPPGPQSDSQAKPVRFHFAEANSASPTGDGAVAHMLASLLDAIESHYGWLATRLYRAFRPKCLKVDVGWRWRRMCCIPIVLIFELALVTLITGISLIVVYFTFADKEDPKEQKEQKEQKEQILVGLYVVAAVMGTLICTHLHVLAKVFVSLFTSHIRLLKRAVRSSESAPLTMLGAEVAVMTDMVKCLDAFTTQQSRLVGVIDALDSCDTERILTLLNAVQTLLSSPNRPFVLLISVDPHVIAKAAEANSRRLFTEGGIGGHDFLRNLVHLPVYLQNSGLRKVQRAQMTALLFKRSGGGDYQTDDGPTLGHSVSARRLSNASEIISSQEKLRGPARAGGGKKLRLSESVASSTGSNLHRLGQNPQTVLDLSRIVLTDDYFSDVNPRSMRRLMNVIYITVRLLKAFQIDFSWYRLSSWINLTEQWPLRASMIVLHHDQFMDGNADESVSLQSVYEKLRPKLAYLREAAPLLELDRDERKLDAFLQLHKSDLLVADLRIFLPFTINLDPYLRKVLKEDQQTIEDEGTLVIQARPSVSNTMRQFPAPTTYVPSPQAYPPYQMFQNEYPANELRSRNLSSSTEPVTPLINSPSDSFGDDILQTKLTDLTVEGVISLLERIEDMKPALPKLAPVLRENAINGRVLKHCDMPDLKSVLGLSFGHWELFRLLITTLRECERMPRKQPRQPQQPAALEAPSNVPMIKDVTDALMQPPRESLSRKNSVSHMEKQVTLEEQMICGTLQTLNEEAYEDVASSERPSPTGEMLAAAAQLQLAPIRESSEFGSPSDDQMQYGVKISNHNNNNNNQYLHAEYNRSVSSHSLQSLSTLVGAPGGGGHGHGGSGGGGLHLGNGNDLSGSTLDLMHVDSVFGGGGGYHRASRQISVSSELLHESSSLPMVVVIPNASGEQAYDDTKL
- the Arms gene encoding kinase D-interacting substrate of 220 kDa isoform X5 gives rise to the protein MPKDGHPRKPQKQAAITEETPISESTTPTTPATSASPSSPSRITGHSTIGALVSNLHHHDLQSLHQPLLESEERAITAVNHRNPRQTHRGYGTERKPHSSLPRFVIDIEEETDAAVAAAEGKGPSPSPSQEHEEHSNQSPSRRFSHFNLALRRFSHIHAHNINRYGDSMGSLGHRALLQYIDNNDISGLRAILDSRHLTIDDRDENATTVLMVVAGRGLTAFVREFLARGADVQAEDLDNWTALLCASRNGHFDVVQLLLDHGAEVEHRDMGGWTSLMWAAYRGHTELVRLLLDKGADGNAHGNYHLGALLWAAGRGYKDIVELLVQRGAKVNVGDKYGTTALVWACRRGNVEIVDTLVKAGANVDTAGMYSWTPLLVAAAGGHTDCVSSLLEKKPNVNALDKDGMTALCIASREGFQEIAASLIAAGAYINIQDRGADTPLIHAVKAGHRTVVEALLKKHADVDIQGKDRKTAIYTAVEKGHTPIVKLLLATNPDLESCTKDGDTPLLRAVRNRNLEIVHMLLDRKAKVTASDKRGDTCLHIAMRARSKAIVEALLRNPKHSQLLYRANKAGETPYNIDSLHQKTILGQVFGARRLNTNEDSEGMLGYELYSSALADVLSEPTLTTPITVGLYAKWGSGKSFLLNKLRDEMNNFARQWAEPPIRTSGLLFIVCFHLALLIGTIVGLSTKSAVVGASSGVGFLLLAYLLLAAVRYCNYQMDMQWAYSVQHGLEKRITRLRLILQVAFCHPPGPQSDSQAKPVRFHFAEANSASPTGDGAVAHMLASLLDAIESHYGWLATRLYRAFRPKCLKVDVGWRWRRMCCIPIVLIFELALVTLITGISLIVVYFTFADKEDPKEQKEQKEQKEQILVGLYVVAAVMGTLICTHLHVLAKVFVSLFTSHIRLLKRAVRSSESAPLTMLGAEVAVMTDMVKCLDAFTTQQSRLVGVIDALDSCDTERILTLLNAVQTLLSSPNRPFVLLISVDPHVIAKAAEANSRRLFTEGGIGGHDFLRNLVHLPVYLQNSGLRKVQRAQMTALLFKRSGGGDYQTDDGPTLGHSVSARRLSNASEIISSQEKLRGPARAGGGKKLRLSESVASSTGSNLHRLGQNPQTVLDLSRIVLTDDYFSDVNPRSMRRLMNVIYITVRLLKAFQIDFSWYRLSSWINLTEQWPLRASMIVLHHDQFMDGNADESVSLQSVYEKLRPKLAYLREAAPLLELDRDERKLDAFLQLHKSDLLVADLRIFLPFTINLDPYLRKVLKEDQQTIEDEGTLVIQARPSVSNTMRQFPAPTTYVPSPQAYPPYQMFQNEYPANELRSRNLSSSTEPVTPLINSPSDSFGDDILQTKLTDLTVEGVISLLERIEDMKPALPKLAPVLRENAINGRVLKHCDMPDLKSVLGLSFGHWELFRLLITTLRECERMPRKQPRQPQQPAALEAPSNVPMIKDVTDALMQPPRESLSRKNSVSHMEKQVTLEEQMICGTLQTLNEEAYEDVASSERPSPTGEMLAAAAQLQLAPIRESSEFGSPSDDQMQYGVKISNHNNNNNNQYLHAEYNRSVSSHSLQSLSTLVGAPGGGGHGHGGSGGGGLHLGNGNDLSGSTLDLMHVDSVFGGGGGYHRASRQISVSSELLHESSSLPMVVVIPNASGEQAYDDTKL
- the Arms gene encoding kinase D-interacting substrate of 220 kDa isoform X7; the encoded protein is MKLSKSFDELILNASRLSLNNLRSPAKKKGKNNINRYGDSMGSLGHRALLQYIDNNDISGLRAILDSRHLTIDDRDENATTVLMVVAGRGLTAFVREFLARGADVQAEDLDNWTALLCASRNGHFDVVQLLLDHGAEVEHRDMGGWTSLMWAAYRGHTELVRLLLDKGADGNAHGNYHLGALLWAAGRGYKDIVELLVQRGAKVNVGDKYGTTALVWACRRGNVEIVDTLVKAGANVDTAGMYSWTPLLVAAAGGHTDCVSSLLEKKPNVNALDKDGMTALCIASREGFQEIAASLIAAGAYINIQDRGADTPLIHAVKAGHRTVVEALLKKHADVDIQGKDRKTAIYTAVEKGHTPIVKLLLATNPDLESCTKDGDTPLLRAVRNRNLEIVHMLLDRKAKVTASDKRGDTCLHIAMRARSKAIVEALLRNPKHSQLLYRANKAGETPYNIDSLHQKTILGQVFGARRLNTNEDSEGMLGYELYSSALADVLSEPTLTTPITVGLYAKWGSGKSFLLNKLRDEMNNFARQWAEPPIRTSGLLFIVCFHLALLIGTIVGLSTKSAVVGASSGVGFLLLAYLLLAAVRYCNYQMDMQWAYSVQHGLEKRITRLRLILQVAFCHPPGPQSDSQAKPVRFHFAEANSASPTGDGAVAHMLASLLDAIESHYGWLATRLYRAFRPKCLKVDVGWRWRRMCCIPIVLIFELALVTLITGISLIVVYFTFADKEDPKEQKEQKEQKEQILVGLYVVAAVMGTLICTHLHVLAKVFVSLFTSHIRLLKRAVRSSESAPLTMLGAEVAVMTDMVKCLDAFTTQQSRLVGVIDALDSCDTERILTLLNAVQTLLSSPNRPFVLLISVDPHVIAKAAEANSRRLFTEGGIGGHDFLRNLVHLPVYLQNSGLRKVQRAQMTALLFKRSGGGDYQTDDGPTLGHSVSARRLSNASEIISSQEKLRGPARAGGGKKLRLSESVASSTGSNLHRLGQNPQTVLDLSRIVLTDDYFSDVNPRSMRRLMNVIYITVRLLKAFQIDFSWYRLSSWINLTEQWPLRASMIVLHHDQFMDGNADESVSLQSVYEKLRPKLAYLREAAPLLELDRDERKLDAFLQLHKSDLLVADLRIFLPFTINLDPYLRKVLKEDQQTIEDEGTLVIQARPSVSNTMRQFPAPTTYVPSPQAYPPYQMFQNEYPANELRSRNLSSSTEPVTPLINSPSDSFGDDILQTKLTDLTVEGVISLLERIEDMKPALPKLAPVLRENAINGRVLKHCDMPDLKSVLGLSFGHWELFRLLITTLRECERMPRKQPRQPQQPAALEAPSNVPMIKDVTDALMQPPRESLSRKNSVSHMEKQSKVHDYEYLQVTLEEQMICGTLQTLNEEAYEDVASSERPSPTGEMLAAAAQLQLAPIRESSEFGSPSDDQMQYGVKISNHNNNNNNQYLHAEYNRSVSSHSLQSLSTLVGAPGGGGHGHGGSGGGGLHLGNELDSPSAGAAMTTPLLGSSGSSSVQQPTGRDSILKQQGSVKADKRVSIQQAATNNNNNNGNKLTPNVEYVSERQAEVQGSSKRLATKPPSGPRPASLIITRNDSNSQFQLLRSSSVDYDDVEAQEHRTTIRTTLLEQQEEEESAPFVFTVRK
- the Arms gene encoding kinase D-interacting substrate of 220 kDa isoform X3 — protein: MPKDGHPRKPQKQAAITEETPISESTTPTTPATSASPSSPSRITGHSTIGALVSNLHHHDLQSLHQPLLESEERAITAVNHRNPRQTHRGYGTERKPHSSLPRFVIDIEEETDAAVAAAEGKGPSPSPSQEHEEHSNQSPSRRFSHFNLALRRFSHIHAHNINRYGDSMGSLGHRALLQYIDNNDISGLRAILDSRHLTIDDRDENATTVLMVVAGRGLTAFVREFLARGADVQAEDLDNWTALLCASRNGHFDVVQLLLDHGAEVEHRDMGGWTSLMWAAYRGHTELVRLLLDKGADGNAHGNYHLGALLWAAGRGYKDIVELLVQRGAKVNVGDKYGTTALVWACRRGNVEIVDTLVKAGANVDTAGMYSWTPLLVAAAGGHTDCVSSLLEKKPNVNALDKDGMTALCIASREGFQEIAASLIAAGAYINIQDRGADTPLIHAVKAGHRTVVEALLKKHADVDIQGKDRKTAIYTAVEKGHTPIVKLLLATNPDLESCTKDGDTPLLRAVRNRNLEIVHMLLDRKAKVTASDKRGDTCLHIAMRARSKAIVEALLRNPKHSQLLYRANKAGETPYNIDSLHQKTILGQVFGARRLNTNEDSEGMLGYELYSSALADVLSEPTLTTPITVGLYAKWGSGKSFLLNKLRDEMNNFARQWAEPPIRTSGLLFIVCFHLALLIGTIVGLSTKSAVVGASSGVGFLLLAYLLLAAVRYCNYQMDMQWAYSVQHGLEKRITRLRLILQVAFCHPPGPQSDSQAKPVRFHFAEANSASPTGDGAVAHMLASLLDAIESHYGWLATRLYRAFRPKCLKVDVGWRWRRMCCIPIVLIFELALVTLITGISLIVVYFTFADKEDPKEQKEQKEQKEQILVGLYVVAAVMGTLICTHLHVLAKVFVSLFTSHIRLLKRAVRSSESAPLTMLGAEVAVMTDMVKCLDAFTTQQSRLVGVIDALDSCDTERILTLLNAVQTLLSSPNRPFVLLISVDPHVIAKAAEANSRRLFTEGGIGGHDFLRNLVHLPVYLQNSGLRKVQRAQMTALLFKRSGGGDYQTDDGPTLGHSVSARRLSNASEIISSQEKLRGPARAGGGKKLRLSESVASSTGSNLHRLGQNPQTVLDLSRIVLTDDYFSDVNPRSMRRLMNVIYITVRLLKAFQIDFSWYRLSSWINLTEQWPLRASMIVLHHDQFMDGNADESVSLQSVYEKLRPKLAYLREAAPLLELDRDERKLDAFLQLHKSDLLVADLRIFLPFTINLDPYLRKVLKEDQQTIEDEGTLVIQARPSVSNTMRQFPAPTTYVPSPQAYPPYQMFQNEYPANELRSRNLSSSTEPVTPLINSPSDSFGDDILQTKLTDLTVEGVISLLERIEDMKPALPKLAPVLRENAINGRVLKHCDMPDLKSVLGLSFGHWELFRLLITTLRECERMPRKQPRQPQQPAALEAPSNVPMIKDVTDALMQPPRESLSRKNSVSHMEKQSKVHDYEYLQVTLEEQMICGTLQTLNEEAYEDVASSERPSPTELDSPSAGAAMTTPLLGSSGSSSVQQPTGRDSILKQQGSVKADKRVSIQQAATNNNNNNGNKLTPNVEYVSERQAEVQGSSKRLATKPPSGPRPASLIITRNDSNSQFQLLRSSSVDYDDVEAQEHRTTIRTTLLEQQEEEESAPFVFTVRK